A genomic segment from Bryobacteraceae bacterium encodes:
- the cas3u gene encoding type I-U CRISPR-associated helicase/endonuclease Cas3: MNSGNSVHNAQPEDLLASALGAGNRPFPWQTALLDLFLNEKIPAALDIPTGLGKTAVMAIWLVAGARRATIPRRLVYVVDRRAVVDQATEFAERLASNAELLRELNLDKLPISTLRGQHVDNREWLADPTRPAIIVGTVDMIGSRLLFEGYGVSRKMRPYHAGLMAVDALVVLDEAHLVPPFEHLVSTVQDQSDLRSAGEADPIPAFRCLSLSATGRDKGDSFRLTPGDFEPGAVTRKRLDAVKRLTIEGSAATPDNLMDRVWTLSGEAQSPGRYLVFCHKRDNAENAAGLLRKKGVEPILLVGARRVHERERDAEQLKNSGFLANSTPNPNASVFLIATSAGEVGVDLDADHMVCDLVAWERMVQRLGRVNRRGERTDTQVIVLTGPRPEKEEDAAARENQFRALQSLPHVDDSYDASPGAILRLKDEAGPDLKDLLGAASTLEPLRPALTRPLLDAWSMTSLREHTGRPKIQPWLRGWVEEDPQTNVIWRKYLPKRDETAFFEAVAPHLDEKLETETYRVVDWLMDRAKAADKSIEGRVAISLDSSGDVSRYWTLDRLRPADSKSRTRLKDDLFRDLAGATLIVDASLGGLALDGLLNDKHDEEPPTADGPNRWETVPFRVRVETDPDTESSDSGWIETTRFEWDRDAEGEVAEWLIVEKQPLTSTTEDGRATSRQVQLLNNHQDLAKDKATAIATALRLEAPYAEMLAAAAALHDEGKRSPRWQRAFRAPLNGDGPYAKTKGPINQALLGGYRHELASMRTAAAHPTIAALPQDLRDLALHLIAAHHGGARPTIGTDGFDDLPPSSLEGLAREVALRYIRLQRRWGPWGLAWWESLLRAADQQASRELEELP, translated from the coding sequence TTGAATTCCGGAAATTCCGTTCACAACGCCCAACCGGAGGACCTGCTAGCCTCGGCATTGGGCGCCGGGAATCGCCCGTTCCCCTGGCAAACCGCGCTCCTCGATCTGTTCCTGAACGAGAAAATTCCAGCCGCCCTCGATATCCCCACAGGCCTCGGCAAAACCGCCGTCATGGCCATCTGGCTTGTCGCCGGCGCGCGCCGCGCCACCATTCCGCGCCGCCTCGTTTACGTCGTCGACCGTCGCGCCGTCGTCGATCAAGCCACCGAATTCGCCGAGCGCCTTGCCAGCAACGCTGAGCTTTTGCGCGAACTCAATCTCGATAAACTGCCAATATCCACCCTCCGCGGCCAACACGTCGACAATCGCGAATGGCTCGCCGACCCCACTCGCCCCGCCATCATCGTCGGTACTGTCGACATGATCGGTTCGCGTCTCCTCTTCGAAGGTTACGGCGTTTCCCGCAAGATGCGCCCCTATCATGCGGGACTCATGGCCGTGGACGCCCTCGTGGTTCTCGACGAAGCTCACCTCGTCCCACCCTTCGAGCACCTTGTAAGTACTGTCCAGGATCAAAGTGATCTCCGCTCGGCCGGCGAAGCCGACCCGATCCCAGCGTTTCGATGCCTCTCGCTTTCCGCCACCGGCAGGGACAAAGGCGATTCCTTCCGCCTCACACCCGGCGACTTTGAGCCCGGCGCCGTCACTCGAAAACGCCTCGATGCCGTCAAGCGCCTCACTATCGAGGGATCCGCCGCGACCCCGGATAACCTCATGGACCGAGTCTGGACGCTATCGGGCGAGGCTCAGTCGCCCGGCCGATATCTCGTCTTCTGCCACAAACGGGACAACGCGGAGAATGCCGCCGGTCTTCTCCGCAAGAAGGGCGTCGAACCGATCCTTTTAGTCGGCGCCCGCCGCGTACACGAACGGGAACGGGACGCCGAACAGCTCAAGAACTCCGGATTCCTCGCTAACTCCACCCCCAATCCCAACGCCTCCGTATTCCTCATCGCGACCTCCGCCGGCGAAGTCGGCGTCGACCTCGACGCCGACCACATGGTCTGCGACCTCGTCGCCTGGGAACGCATGGTCCAACGCCTCGGCCGCGTCAACCGCCGGGGCGAACGCACCGACACCCAAGTGATCGTTCTCACGGGGCCCAGACCCGAAAAGGAAGAAGACGCGGCGGCGCGGGAAAATCAATTCCGCGCCCTCCAGAGCCTCCCCCATGTCGATGACAGCTACGATGCGAGCCCTGGAGCAATCCTGCGCCTCAAGGACGAGGCCGGCCCCGACCTGAAAGACCTTCTCGGCGCCGCTTCCACCCTTGAACCGCTACGCCCCGCGCTCACGCGCCCCCTGCTCGACGCATGGTCCATGACCTCGCTCCGCGAACACACCGGGCGGCCGAAGATTCAGCCGTGGCTGCGCGGGTGGGTCGAAGAAGATCCTCAAACTAACGTCATCTGGCGCAAATATCTCCCGAAAAGGGACGAGACCGCGTTCTTCGAAGCCGTAGCGCCTCACCTCGACGAGAAATTGGAAACGGAAACTTATCGCGTCGTCGATTGGTTGATGGATCGCGCCAAGGCAGCAGATAAGAGCATCGAGGGCCGCGTGGCCATCTCGCTCGATTCATCCGGCGATGTTTCCCGATACTGGACGCTGGACAGGCTTCGCCCAGCCGATTCGAAGTCCAGAACCCGGCTCAAAGACGATCTCTTCCGGGATCTGGCCGGAGCAACGCTGATCGTCGATGCGAGCCTTGGCGGCCTCGCACTTGACGGTCTGCTCAACGACAAACACGACGAAGAACCGCCCACCGCCGACGGCCCCAATCGGTGGGAGACCGTTCCGTTTCGAGTCCGCGTCGAAACCGATCCAGACACCGAATCCTCCGATTCCGGCTGGATCGAAACCACCCGGTTCGAATGGGACAGGGACGCGGAAGGCGAAGTCGCCGAGTGGCTTATCGTCGAGAAACAGCCGCTGACCTCGACCACCGAAGACGGCCGCGCCACCTCCCGCCAAGTGCAGCTTCTAAATAACCACCAGGACCTCGCAAAAGACAAAGCCACCGCCATCGCGACGGCTCTCCGCCTCGAAGCTCCCTACGCCGAAATGCTCGCCGCCGCTGCCGCCCTCCACGACGAAGGGAAACGCTCCCCACGCTGGCAACGCGCCTTCCGTGCCCCGCTCAACGGCGACGGCCCCTACGCAAAAACCAAGGGCCCCATCAACCAAGCCCTCCTCGGCGGCTATCGCCACGAACTCGCCTCCATGCGCACCGCTGCCGCCCACCCGACCATCGCCGCACTGCCCCAGGATCTCCGGGACCTCGCCCTCCACTTGATCGCTGCCCACCACGGTGGCGCTCGTCCCACCATCGGCACCGATGGCTTCGATGACCTCCCGCCCTCGTCGCTCGAAGGTCTCGCCCGCGAGGTCGCGCTACGCTACATCCGCCTGCAGCGTCGATGGGGCCCTTGGGGGCTCGCCTGGTGGGAGTCGCTCCTCCGCGCCGCCGATCAGCAGGCCTCCCGCGAGTTGGAGGAACTGCCCTGA